The Centroberyx gerrardi isolate f3 chromosome 12, fCenGer3.hap1.cur.20231027, whole genome shotgun sequence genome has a window encoding:
- the LOC144541926 gene encoding C-reactive protein-like — protein MHYCAQHPDTCIDHKMKVLLLLVMLTAAACAAAPQDLSGKMFTFPQQTNSAHVKLETSREEFSAVTVCLRSFTDLSRNHVLFSLATPSAANDFLIFKKTAADVIELIARDNSVEIVGQEYKLNTWHSVCATWSSQSGLVQLWLDGKPSTRRFVNSGSNIRGHTIITLGQEQDSHGGGFDIKQCFIGMISDVHMWDYVLSSCEIQRYVDDLNFTPGNVLNWRALQFQITGRVLLENKQVSLNECH, from the exons ATGCATTATTGCGCACAACATCCTGACACTTGCATAGATCACAAG ATGAAGGTTCTACTTCTACTGGTGatgctgacagcagcagcatgtgcTGCAGCTCCTCAAG ATCTTTCAGGTAAAATGTTCACCTTCCCACAACAGACCAACTCAGCTCATGTGAAGCTGGAAACATCAAGAGAGGAATTCAGTGCTGTAACTGTCTGTCTCAG GTCCTTTACAGACCTCAGCAGAAACCACGTCCTGTTCTCTCTGGCCACGCCCTCTGCTGCCAATGACTTCCTGATTTTCAAGAAGACTGCAGCTGATGTGATCGAGCTGATTGCCAGGGACAATAGTGTGGAAATTGTAGGGCAGGAGTACAAGCTGAACACATGGCACTCTGTTTGTGCCACCTGGAGCTCTCAGTCTGGACTGGTACAGTTGTGGCTGGATGGAAAGCCCAGTACCAGAAGATTTGTCAACTCTGGATCAAACATCAGAGGACACACTATCATTACCTTAGGACAG GAGCAGGATTCCCATGGTGGTGGGTTTGATATTAAGCAGTGTTTCATTGGCATGATCTCTGATGTCCACATGTGGGACTACGTCCTTTCATCCTGTGAGATCCAGCGCTACGTGGATGATCTGAACTTCACCCCAGGCAATGTGCTCAACTGGAGGGCACTGCAGTTCCAGATCACAGGAAGAGTGCTGCTGGAAAATAAACAAGTGTCACTAAATGAATGTCACTAA